The following are encoded together in the Robertmurraya sp. FSL R5-0851 genome:
- a CDS encoding glycosyltransferase family 1 protein has protein sequence MEPIRILQVVTIMNRGGLETMLMNYYRQIDRTKVQFDFMVHREEKGHYDDEILNLGGRIYNMPPIRPGNYQRYFSLLDDFFQLNKYKIVHSHINENSSFVLRAAKKAGVKVRIAHSHLSDLGIDLKLPFRLYARYYMKQNPTTYFACSKKAGEWLFGRRVSNDNKVKVLNNAVNVKEFKFNSEVRKSLRKELGIGEDELVIGHIGRFNKQKNHDYLIDIFQSVYKKTPNSILLLVGDGDLRNTVEEKVKNLGLSKNIKFLGVRGDISNLMNAMDLFLFPSLFEGLPVVLIEAQAAGLNCIVSDSITKESDVTGRVEFISLQASPDYWANKILSKTHEHYDTSMHLRESGYDTNSMASWLENYYLMEAK, from the coding sequence GTGGAACCAATAAGAATACTTCAAGTAGTAACCATCATGAACCGTGGTGGATTAGAAACCATGCTGATGAATTACTACCGCCAAATCGATCGAACTAAGGTTCAGTTTGATTTTATGGTTCATCGGGAAGAAAAGGGTCACTACGATGACGAAATCCTTAATTTAGGAGGGAGAATCTATAACATGCCTCCTATTCGTCCAGGAAACTATCAGAGATACTTCAGCCTATTAGATGATTTTTTTCAATTGAACAAATATAAAATAGTCCACTCTCATATCAATGAAAATAGTAGCTTTGTTTTAAGAGCAGCTAAAAAAGCTGGAGTGAAAGTAAGAATTGCTCATAGTCACTTGAGTGATTTAGGAATCGATTTAAAGCTTCCATTCAGACTTTATGCTCGATATTATATGAAGCAAAATCCTACGACTTATTTTGCATGTTCTAAAAAGGCAGGGGAATGGCTTTTTGGAAGAAGGGTTTCTAATGATAATAAAGTGAAAGTCCTTAATAACGCTGTAAATGTAAAAGAATTCAAGTTTAACTCAGAAGTGAGAAAATCACTAAGAAAAGAACTAGGTATTGGTGAAGATGAGTTAGTCATTGGTCACATCGGTAGATTTAATAAGCAAAAAAATCATGATTATCTAATTGATATTTTTCAATCAGTCTATAAGAAAACACCAAATTCCATTTTATTACTTGTGGGGGATGGAGATTTAAGAAATACAGTTGAAGAGAAAGTGAAAAATTTGGGTTTATCTAAGAATATTAAATTTTTAGGGGTCCGTGGAGATATTTCTAACTTAATGAATGCAATGGATCTTTTTTTATTCCCATCATTATTCGAAGGTTTGCCTGTCGTGTTAATAGAAGCACAAGCAGCCGGACTAAACTGTATTGTGTCAGATTCGATTACTAAGGAAAGTGATGTCACTGGAAGGGTAGAGTTTATAAGCTTACAAGCTTCTCCGGATTATTGGGCAAATAAAATACTATCAAAAACTCATGAGCATTATGATACATCCATGCATTTAAGAGAAAGTGGATATGACACGAATAGTATGGCTAGTTGGCTTGAAAATTATTATTTAATGGAAGCAAAGTGA
- a CDS encoding CpsD/CapB family tyrosine-protein kinase encodes MVFRSRRKELTKIKKRNLITYSNPESIISEQFRTIRTNIHFLNEHEKNNLLVVSSPGRSEGKSTIIANTAISIAQQKEKVLLIDGNLRNPSIHQLFKVSNEVGLTDVLSDKTPFCEAITKCNIDNLDLLTSGPIPLDPAELLESEKMKELLSHIKPLYDLILVDSPSVLEVTDTKVLANLCDGVILVVQKAKTKLEAALESKKVLEFAKSPLVGVIVNQVS; translated from the coding sequence TTGGTATTTAGAAGTAGACGTAAGGAACTAACTAAGATTAAGAAAAGGAACTTAATTACCTACTCAAATCCTGAATCAATCATTTCTGAACAGTTTCGAACGATAAGAACGAATATTCACTTCCTAAATGAACATGAGAAAAACAATTTGCTAGTGGTTAGCTCTCCAGGGCGATCTGAAGGAAAATCAACCATTATTGCTAATACAGCTATTTCCATTGCTCAACAAAAAGAAAAGGTCCTTCTGATTGATGGAAACCTTAGAAATCCAAGCATTCATCAACTTTTTAAAGTGAGTAATGAGGTTGGATTGACAGATGTTTTAAGTGATAAAACACCTTTTTGTGAAGCAATTACAAAATGTAATATTGATAATCTAGATTTATTAACAAGTGGACCGATCCCTCTGGATCCCGCAGAGCTACTTGAATCTGAAAAAATGAAAGAATTGTTATCACATATTAAACCACTCTATGACCTTATTCTGGTTGATTCACCATCAGTACTTGAGGTTACAGACACCAAGGTACTAGCAAACTTGTGTGACGGAGTGATTCTAGTTGTACAAAAAGCAAAAACCAAATTGGAGGCAGCTTTAGAATCTAAGAAGGTTTTAGAATTTGCGAAGTCCCCTTTAGTTGGTGTAATTGTAAACCAAGTAAGCTAG
- the galU gene encoding UTP--glucose-1-phosphate uridylyltransferase GalU, translating into MKKVKKAIIPAAGLGTRFLPATKAMPKEMLPIVDKPTIQYIIEEAVASGIEDIIIVTGKGKRAIEDHFDNSFELEQNLIEKGKFELLSEVQKSSQMADIHYIRQKEPKGLGHAIWCARKFIGNEPFAVLLGDDIVQAEKPCLKQLIDQYERYQASVLGVQKVPMEEVSRYGIVNGNEIGERFISVNSLVEKPKMEEAPSNLAIMGRYILNPRIFDILGEQGPGAGGEIQLTDAIAGLNQYEAVYAYDFEGTRHDVGEKMGFIQTTIEFALQKEELRSDLLNYLSAVLDRQPIK; encoded by the coding sequence ATGAAAAAAGTAAAAAAGGCGATCATTCCAGCAGCAGGATTAGGAACCAGATTCCTTCCAGCGACAAAAGCGATGCCAAAAGAAATGCTACCAATCGTAGATAAACCAACGATTCAATATATTATAGAAGAAGCGGTTGCTTCTGGAATCGAAGACATCATCATTGTAACGGGAAAAGGAAAACGTGCGATTGAGGACCATTTTGATAATTCGTTTGAATTAGAACAAAATCTAATTGAAAAGGGTAAATTTGAGTTACTAAGTGAGGTGCAAAAATCCTCACAAATGGCAGATATCCATTATATCCGCCAAAAGGAGCCAAAGGGATTAGGTCATGCCATTTGGTGTGCAAGAAAATTTATTGGGAATGAACCATTCGCTGTTCTACTTGGAGATGATATCGTTCAAGCAGAAAAGCCATGTTTAAAACAATTAATCGATCAATACGAAAGATATCAGGCTTCCGTTCTTGGAGTACAAAAGGTTCCAATGGAAGAAGTATCACGCTATGGTATTGTTAACGGCAATGAAATTGGTGAGAGATTCATTAGCGTGAATAGCCTAGTAGAAAAGCCTAAGATGGAGGAGGCTCCTTCCAATCTAGCTATTATGGGGAGATACATCTTAAATCCTAGAATTTTTGATATTTTAGGAGAGCAAGGACCTGGAGCAGGTGGAGAAATTCAGTTAACAGATGCCATCGCAGGGCTAAATCAATATGAGGCAGTCTATGCTTATGATTTTGAAGGAACTCGCCATGATGTAGGGGAAAAGATGGGCTTTATTCAAACAACGATTGAATTTGCCCTTCAAAAAGAAGAGCTACGTTCTGACCTATTAAACTATCTATCAGCGGTGCTCGATAGACAACCAATAAAGTAG
- a CDS encoding EpsG family protein, whose product MTFLWWNLAIVFIFSFFARYFSNPVLVNGVPINIRLNRLLVAGVMVSLVVISGLRKNIGDTFFYMHSFKVSNFTWDSIVKDKDFGFGILQMLLKNYSTDPQTLIFVTALITNILIVLTLSKYSGLFELSTYAYITGGLFLVSMNGIRQVLAAAIIFTATRFIISGNWIMYFLVVLIAATFHQSALILLPIYFLVRYKAWSRATIILLFFSVIIVVGFDLFSSLLFSAIEDTQYGHYSNFDEGGANVIRVAVYAAPLVIAFLGREKLREIFPSSDYIVNMALIGLIFMIISTQNWIFARFSIYFNLYQLILVSWVVQVFRGREQRFIYYLIVIFYFLYYFYESVISLNIYYESNYL is encoded by the coding sequence ATGACCTTTTTATGGTGGAATCTTGCTATCGTTTTTATATTTTCGTTTTTTGCTAGATATTTCTCAAATCCAGTACTTGTAAATGGTGTACCAATAAATATTAGACTTAATCGATTATTAGTAGCAGGAGTTATGGTATCACTAGTAGTCATTTCAGGACTTAGAAAAAACATTGGTGACACCTTCTTTTATATGCACTCATTTAAAGTTAGTAATTTTACATGGGATTCAATAGTAAAAGATAAAGACTTTGGTTTCGGAATCCTTCAAATGCTATTAAAAAATTATTCAACTGATCCTCAAACGCTAATATTTGTTACCGCGTTAATAACTAATATACTTATCGTTTTGACATTATCCAAATACTCAGGGCTCTTTGAATTAAGTACCTATGCATATATCACAGGTGGCTTATTTCTTGTGTCAATGAATGGGATACGACAGGTGTTAGCGGCGGCAATCATATTTACTGCTACGCGTTTTATCATTAGTGGAAACTGGATAATGTATTTCCTTGTTGTTTTAATAGCTGCTACTTTTCATCAAAGTGCACTTATACTTTTACCTATATACTTTTTAGTTAGATACAAAGCTTGGTCTAGGGCGACAATTATTCTATTATTCTTCTCCGTTATTATTGTCGTTGGGTTTGATTTATTTTCTTCTCTATTGTTTTCAGCAATTGAAGATACACAGTATGGACATTACTCAAACTTTGATGAAGGAGGAGCAAATGTTATCCGTGTAGCTGTATATGCTGCTCCTCTTGTAATTGCTTTTTTAGGAAGAGAAAAGCTTAGAGAGATATTTCCCAGTAGTGACTATATAGTAAATATGGCTCTCATAGGGTTAATATTTATGATTATCTCCACGCAAAATTGGATATTTGCCCGTTTTTCTATTTATTTCAATCTCTATCAATTGATTCTGGTTTCTTGGGTAGTCCAGGTTTTCAGAGGAAGAGAACAAAGGTTTATATATTATCTGATAGTAATTTTTTATTTCCTATATTATTTCTATGAATCTGTAATAAGTCTCAATATTTATTATGAAAGTAATTACCTGTAG
- the galE gene encoding UDP-glucose 4-epimerase GalE encodes MAILVTGGAGYIGSHTCVELLNEGHNIVVVDNFINSKPESLNRIKNITGKDFKVYFIDLLDEKALTKVFEENEINAVIHFAGLKAVGESVNAPLWYYHNNITSTVILCKVMSKYGVKNLVFSSSATVYGVPESVPIKEDASLWAMNPYGRTKLMIEEILRDVYESDKSWSIALLRYFNPVGAHESGLIGEDPNGIPNNLMPYITQVAVGKLKELSVFGNDYPTPDGTGVRDYIHVVDLAKGHLKAVEKVKETKGIGAYNLGTGKGYSVLDVVQAFEHASQAKVPYKIVKPRPGDVASCFADPTKAKMGLNWEAEKGIEEMCADAWRWQRKNPNGYEEDPHFTGKSGDFLFGEKVEETVK; translated from the coding sequence ATGGCAATCCTTGTCACGGGTGGAGCAGGCTACATTGGAAGTCATACATGCGTTGAGTTATTAAATGAAGGACACAATATCGTTGTTGTTGACAACTTCATTAATAGCAAACCAGAATCTTTGAATAGAATAAAAAACATTACAGGGAAAGACTTCAAGGTTTATTTTATCGATCTTTTAGATGAGAAAGCACTTACTAAAGTATTTGAAGAAAACGAAATTAATGCAGTGATTCACTTTGCTGGTCTAAAAGCAGTAGGAGAATCAGTGAATGCTCCACTTTGGTATTACCACAACAATATCACTAGCACAGTGATTCTTTGTAAAGTGATGAGCAAATATGGAGTGAAAAATCTTGTTTTTAGTTCATCTGCAACGGTATACGGTGTACCAGAAAGTGTGCCAATCAAAGAAGACGCCAGCTTATGGGCAATGAACCCTTATGGAAGAACAAAGCTGATGATTGAAGAGATACTCAGAGACGTATATGAATCTGATAAAAGCTGGAGTATCGCTTTATTAAGATACTTTAATCCGGTTGGAGCACATGAAAGTGGACTAATTGGAGAGGACCCTAACGGTATTCCTAACAACCTAATGCCTTATATCACGCAAGTGGCTGTTGGAAAACTTAAAGAGTTAAGTGTCTTCGGAAACGACTACCCAACTCCAGATGGAACGGGTGTAAGGGACTATATTCACGTAGTTGATTTAGCAAAAGGTCATTTAAAAGCAGTAGAAAAGGTGAAGGAAACAAAAGGAATTGGTGCATATAATCTTGGAACGGGAAAAGGATACAGTGTTCTTGATGTCGTTCAAGCCTTTGAGCATGCTTCACAGGCTAAGGTTCCTTACAAAATAGTAAAGCCTAGACCAGGAGATGTAGCATCTTGTTTTGCAGATCCCACCAAGGCAAAAATGGGTCTGAACTGGGAAGCGGAAAAAGGAATAGAAGAAATGTGTGCCGATGCTTGGCGATGGCAACGAAAAAATCCAAATGGATATGAAGAAGACCCTCACTTTACAGGAAAAAGTGGGGATTTTTTATTTGGGGAAAAAGTTGAAGAAACAGTAAAGTGA
- a CDS encoding polysaccharide biosynthesis protein has product MSYKKRLSLFILIDSFIVLTAIFFGFFLTNASTGVITSPIVLSSLAIVLSHHVYSLLLHVYKKAWEYASVGEMIIICKVVTLSILTAALTQQIMLGEIFFRLLAVTWLLHMSMIGGSRFCWRMYRDNYLHSSKERKRALIIGAGSAGTMVARQLLRSSDSVLQPVAFIDDDLNKHQLDILGLPVVGSIDQITHTVDSLGIDNIIIAIPSLGRKELNIIFQECAKTKAKTQILPMLEDIVTGRVSVNGIRDVEVEDLLGRSPVVLDMDRISEYVTDRVVLVTGAGGSIGSELCRQISLFSPKKLVLLGHGENSIYSIEQELKEKFGHLPIEYVTEIADLQDPKKMMNVMGTHHPAVVYHAAAHKHVPLMERNPEEAVKNNIIGTRNVAEAASWHGVETFVMVSTDKAVNPTSVMGATKRLAEMIVQNMDQKSKTKFVAVRFGNVLGSRGSVIPLFKKQIAKGGPVTVTHPDMIRYFMTIPEASRLVIQAGALARGGEIFVLDMGEPVKIVDLAKNLIKLSGYTIEEIGIEFTGIRPGEKLFEELLKDEEVQEKQVFPNIYIGKPATLFLEDIDKIVQTFHTMEKEMLKEVLINLANNKVKRKKATVVSISG; this is encoded by the coding sequence TTGTCTTATAAGAAACGATTGTCATTATTTATATTAATTGATTCCTTCATTGTATTAACAGCCATCTTCTTTGGGTTCTTCCTTACGAATGCAAGTACTGGTGTCATCACATCTCCAATTGTATTAAGCTCATTAGCTATCGTACTTAGTCATCATGTCTATTCATTGCTTTTGCATGTTTATAAAAAAGCATGGGAATATGCAAGTGTAGGTGAAATGATCATCATATGTAAAGTGGTGACGTTGTCTATACTGACAGCAGCACTTACTCAACAAATTATGCTTGGTGAAATCTTCTTCCGACTTTTGGCTGTTACATGGCTTCTTCATATGTCCATGATTGGTGGCTCAAGATTTTGTTGGAGAATGTATCGAGATAACTATTTGCATTCCTCTAAAGAAAGAAAGAGAGCATTAATTATTGGTGCAGGTTCTGCAGGAACTATGGTGGCAAGACAGTTACTAAGAAGTAGTGATTCCGTATTACAACCAGTTGCATTTATAGATGATGATCTTAACAAACATCAATTAGATATCCTTGGGCTACCTGTAGTGGGAAGTATCGACCAAATTACTCATACAGTCGATTCACTAGGAATAGATAACATCATAATTGCCATTCCTTCTTTAGGAAGAAAAGAATTGAACATCATTTTTCAAGAATGTGCGAAAACAAAGGCGAAAACACAAATTCTTCCGATGTTAGAGGATATTGTAACCGGAAGAGTTTCAGTTAATGGTATTCGGGATGTTGAGGTAGAGGACTTACTAGGTCGTAGTCCTGTTGTTCTAGATATGGATCGTATCTCGGAATATGTTACTGATCGGGTCGTATTAGTAACTGGAGCAGGAGGTTCCATTGGATCAGAGTTGTGTAGACAGATATCATTGTTCTCACCAAAGAAACTTGTATTGCTTGGTCACGGTGAAAATAGTATTTACTCCATTGAACAAGAGCTAAAAGAAAAGTTTGGACACCTACCAATTGAGTATGTTACGGAAATTGCGGACTTACAGGACCCTAAGAAAATGATGAATGTGATGGGAACTCATCACCCCGCAGTGGTCTATCATGCAGCAGCTCATAAGCATGTTCCGTTAATGGAGCGAAATCCAGAAGAAGCAGTCAAAAATAATATTATAGGTACAAGAAATGTGGCGGAAGCAGCCAGTTGGCATGGGGTTGAAACCTTTGTCATGGTTTCAACAGATAAGGCTGTGAATCCAACCAGTGTTATGGGAGCAACGAAAAGACTTGCAGAAATGATCGTTCAAAACATGGATCAAAAAAGTAAGACGAAATTTGTTGCTGTTCGTTTTGGAAATGTACTTGGTAGTCGAGGCAGTGTTATTCCATTATTTAAAAAGCAGATAGCCAAAGGTGGACCAGTTACGGTCACTCATCCAGATATGATTCGATATTTCATGACTATTCCAGAAGCCTCTCGATTAGTCATTCAAGCAGGTGCACTAGCACGTGGAGGCGAAATCTTCGTATTAGATATGGGAGAACCCGTAAAAATTGTAGACTTGGCCAAGAATTTAATCAAGCTGTCAGGCTATACAATAGAAGAAATAGGAATTGAATTTACAGGAATCCGTCCTGGTGAGAAGTTGTTTGAGGAGCTATTAAAGGACGAAGAAGTACAGGAAAAACAAGTGTTTCCGAATATATATATAGGAAAACCGGCTACGCTTTTTCTCGAGGATATTGATAAGATTGTTCAAACCTTCCACACGATGGAGAAAGAAATGTTAAAAGAAGTGTTAATTAATCTAGCGAACAATAAGGTAAAGAGAAAGAAAGCAACTGTTGTATCTATTTCAGGGTAA
- a CDS encoding sugar transferase, with translation MKRCLDFICGLILFILFLPVMLTLALLIRIKLGAPILFKQQRPGLHGKPFYLYKFRTMTDARDSMGNLFSDRIRLTPFGATLRRFSLDELPQLINVIIGDISLVGPRPLLMEYLPLYSEEQAKRHMVRPGITGWAQVNGRNAISWEDKFKLDVWYVNNRSLWLDLKILFITIKKVVKTEGITQRGVATVEPFKGTKSVEGGHG, from the coding sequence GTGAAGAGATGTCTTGATTTTATATGTGGCTTGATACTATTTATCTTGTTTTTGCCAGTCATGTTAACTTTAGCTCTTTTAATAAGAATCAAACTAGGAGCACCAATATTATTTAAGCAGCAACGGCCGGGATTACATGGAAAACCATTTTATCTTTATAAGTTTCGGACAATGACCGATGCCAGAGATAGTATGGGGAATTTGTTTTCTGACCGGATTCGACTCACCCCGTTTGGAGCTACATTAAGAAGGTTCAGTCTTGATGAACTCCCACAATTAATAAATGTCATTATAGGGGATATAAGCTTAGTAGGCCCTAGACCCTTATTAATGGAATATTTACCATTATATTCCGAAGAACAAGCAAAACGTCATATGGTCCGACCAGGAATTACTGGGTGGGCCCAAGTAAATGGACGTAACGCAATCAGCTGGGAAGATAAGTTTAAATTGGATGTTTGGTATGTGAACAATCGTTCCTTATGGTTAGACTTGAAAATCTTATTTATAACGATAAAAAAAGTAGTTAAAACTGAAGGGATTACCCAAAGAGGGGTAGCTACAGTAGAACCATTCAAGGGTACAAAATCAGTAGAAGGAGGTCATGGATGA
- a CDS encoding glycosyltransferase family 2 protein yields the protein MKPKVSIIVPIYNVDKYLNRCLDSILNQSLKEIEIIAVNDGSTDRSYEILLDYQKSDPRLKVINKKNGGVSSARNTGLEQVTGEYIGFVDPDDWIDKHMYEELYKTAQVEEADVVMCSYIREFGSHSKKKQFHMPEQVKFTGEEVHKKILRRLIGPLGDEVRNPELLDAWGTVWSKLYKTNLILDNKIVFTDLHEIGTNEDSLFNIEVMYFTQNFVFINKYLYHYWRENSTSLTSNYKPNLLSQWECLFKKLSTFIEEKELGNDYSQALSNRICLNTLGLGLNELFEQNQQASVKVKKIKKILHHQQIKSSFTNLDLSQFPLVWRVFYFFAKSRFVAGYYCLLVTINILRKSLR from the coding sequence GTGAAGCCGAAAGTAAGTATAATCGTGCCTATATATAACGTGGATAAATATCTAAATAGATGTCTAGACAGTATCTTAAATCAATCATTAAAGGAAATTGAAATCATTGCTGTCAATGATGGCTCAACCGATAGGTCCTACGAAATCTTACTAGATTACCAAAAATCGGATCCACGACTCAAAGTCATAAATAAAAAAAATGGCGGAGTATCCTCTGCTAGAAACACTGGATTGGAACAAGTTACTGGAGAATATATAGGTTTTGTTGATCCGGATGATTGGATTGATAAACATATGTATGAAGAACTATATAAAACTGCTCAAGTTGAAGAAGCTGATGTAGTTATGTGTAGTTATATTAGAGAATTTGGTAGTCATTCAAAGAAAAAGCAGTTTCATATGCCTGAACAAGTGAAGTTCACCGGTGAAGAAGTTCATAAAAAAATATTAAGAAGATTAATAGGGCCATTGGGTGATGAAGTTAGGAATCCAGAATTATTAGATGCATGGGGCACCGTCTGGTCAAAGCTATATAAGACTAACTTAATTCTTGATAATAAAATAGTATTTACTGACTTACATGAGATAGGAACCAATGAAGATTCTTTATTTAATATAGAGGTCATGTACTTTACACAAAATTTTGTTTTCATCAATAAGTATCTTTATCACTACTGGAGAGAGAACAGTACCTCTTTAACCTCTAATTATAAACCTAATCTATTGAGTCAATGGGAATGTCTTTTTAAAAAACTATCAACATTTATTGAAGAAAAAGAACTAGGTAATGACTATAGTCAAGCGCTAAGTAACCGTATTTGTCTTAATACTCTTGGTCTTGGGTTAAATGAATTATTTGAACAGAACCAACAAGCATCAGTAAAGGTGAAAAAAATAAAAAAGATCTTACACCATCAACAAATAAAAAGTTCTTTTACTAATTTAGACTTAAGTCAATTTCCTTTAGTGTGGAGAGTTTTTTATTTTTTTGCTAAATCAAGATTTGTAGCCGGATACTACTGTTTATTAGTAACCATAAATATATTAAGAAAGTCGTTAAGATAG
- a CDS encoding glycosyltransferase family 2 protein, whose translation MKPLLTIFTPTYNRAYTLHLCYESLQRQTCKEFIWLIIDDGSTDNTRDLVKQWITEGRVPIKYHYQENQGMHGAHNTAYELIETELNVCIDSDDYMPDDAVEKIVQYWNRYGSNKYAGLIGLDATPEGQIIGTRIPEQLKETTLTDLYAKSKVKGDKKLVYRSELTKKTPPYPLFNGEKYCPLSYKYILIDQECPLLVMNEVLCHVEYLEDGSSMNMIHQYRKNPYGFAFFRKEAMKYSPTMKDKFRECIHYVSSSLMIKNNRFLIESPNKVFTALAIPFGVSLYLFINRTQRATVKQ comes from the coding sequence TTGAAGCCCCTTTTAACTATTTTCACCCCTACCTACAATCGTGCATATACTCTTCACTTATGTTATGAAAGTCTTCAAAGGCAAACTTGTAAGGAGTTCATTTGGTTAATCATAGATGATGGATCAACTGATAATACAAGGGATTTAGTGAAACAGTGGATCACTGAGGGTAGAGTACCTATTAAGTACCACTATCAAGAAAATCAAGGTATGCACGGGGCACATAATACAGCCTATGAATTGATAGAAACCGAGTTAAATGTTTGTATTGATTCAGATGACTATATGCCCGATGACGCTGTTGAGAAAATAGTACAATATTGGAATAGGTATGGTAGTAATAAATATGCTGGATTAATAGGACTTGATGCCACCCCTGAAGGGCAAATAATCGGTACAAGAATTCCAGAACAATTAAAAGAAACAACATTAACTGATTTATATGCAAAGTCCAAAGTTAAGGGAGATAAAAAACTTGTTTATCGATCAGAGTTAACTAAAAAAACCCCACCATACCCCCTTTTTAATGGTGAAAAATATTGTCCATTAAGTTATAAGTATATTTTAATTGATCAAGAATGTCCGTTACTAGTTATGAACGAAGTTCTCTGCCATGTGGAGTATCTTGAAGATGGGTCGAGTATGAATATGATCCATCAATACAGGAAAAATCCATATGGATTTGCCTTTTTTAGGAAAGAAGCAATGAAATACTCACCTACAATGAAAGATAAATTTAGAGAGTGTATTCATTATGTCTCTAGTAGCCTAATGATAAAAAATAATAGATTTTTAATCGAATCACCAAATAAAGTATTTACAGCATTAGCCATACCATTTGGTGTTTCATTATATCTGTTCATTAATAGAACACAAAGAGCAACAGTAAAGCAGTAA
- a CDS encoding glycosyltransferase family 4 protein: protein MKRKVLFCATVDYHFSAFHLPYLKWFKEQGWDVHVAASGTIELPFVDEKFNLPIQRSPFHRKNIAAYNQLKEVIDRNGYQLIHCHTPMGGVLARLAARSARQKGTKVIYTAHGFHFCKGAPIPNWMVYYPIERVLSYLTDSLITINEEDYKLATSHQFKAKQIEHVHGVGVDTERFTPVSNFHKEVLRAEHRYDNDAFLMFYAAEFNANKNQQLLIHALAHVKEHIPKARLLLAGEGPLLEQSKQLSEQLDVISMIDFLGYRRDIESLLKMSDIVVASSKREGLPVNIMEAMACGLPIISSVNRGHIELVSDGVNGFTVVNDNFQDFGLKILKLYNSVDMREKMGAASVKLVKKFSLDQVSTEIKEVYSNYIAEESREAESKYNRAYI from the coding sequence ATGAAAAGAAAAGTGTTGTTCTGTGCAACAGTTGACTATCATTTCAGTGCCTTCCATCTACCTTATTTAAAGTGGTTTAAGGAACAAGGGTGGGATGTTCATGTAGCTGCTTCGGGAACAATCGAACTACCATTTGTAGATGAAAAGTTCAATCTCCCGATACAACGGTCACCTTTTCATAGAAAAAACATAGCTGCGTATAACCAACTAAAAGAGGTTATCGATCGAAATGGGTATCAGCTCATACACTGTCATACACCAATGGGAGGAGTGCTCGCGAGACTAGCAGCTCGTTCCGCAAGACAGAAAGGGACAAAAGTGATTTATACCGCACATGGGTTTCATTTTTGTAAAGGAGCACCCATTCCTAACTGGATGGTCTACTACCCTATTGAGAGAGTATTATCTTACTTAACGGACTCTTTAATTACGATTAATGAAGAAGATTATAAATTAGCCACCTCCCATCAGTTTAAAGCTAAGCAAATTGAACATGTACACGGAGTGGGCGTGGATACAGAACGTTTTACACCAGTATCCAACTTTCATAAAGAAGTGTTAAGGGCAGAGCATCGTTACGATAACGATGCCTTTTTAATGTTTTACGCGGCGGAGTTTAATGCAAATAAGAATCAGCAGCTTCTAATTCATGCACTTGCACATGTTAAGGAGCACATTCCTAAAGCGAGACTACTGTTAGCAGGAGAAGGACCTCTTCTCGAGCAAAGCAAACAGCTATCAGAACAGTTAGATGTTATAAGTATGATCGATTTTTTAGGATACCGTAGGGATATCGAATCTCTATTAAAAATGAGTGATATAGTCGTTGCGTCTAGTAAAAGAGAGGGACTTCCTGTGAATATCATGGAAGCAATGGCATGTGGATTACCAATTATATCTAGTGTTAATAGGGGACATATAGAGTTAGTTAGTGATGGTGTAAATGGATTTACAGTTGTAAATGATAACTTTCAAGATTTTGGATTGAAAATTTTGAAGCTATATAATTCGGTGGATATGCGAGAAAAAATGGGAGCTGCTAGCGTTAAATTAGTAAAAAAGTTCTCATTAGACCAAGTTAGTACAGAAATAAAAGAAGTGTATTCAAACTATATTGCGGAGGAAAGTCGTGAAGCCGAAAGTAAGTATAATCGTGCCTATATATAA